One region of Arvicola amphibius chromosome 3, mArvAmp1.2, whole genome shotgun sequence genomic DNA includes:
- the Nbeal2 gene encoding neurobeachin-like protein 2 isoform X3 — protein sequence MAFSFELNNGLSSRSGAAAYSGSGSRLCKKANVNQGQKDLGYLQQWLKAFVGAFEKSISLSSLEPRRPEEAGAEVPLLPLDALHSLAEQLDQDDLEQALLLLKLFIILCRNLENVEAGWGQVLVPRVLALLTGLMAELKGPPSSKEGRETQLESVALHALLLCEELFDPYQTWRRQHHGEVISSKEKSKYKFPPTALPCEFGAFFQESLQDADRLPPTLLLRLIHLFGAVLAGGKENGQVAVSTGSVQGLLGVVRSWGRDPAQDLSQVLLALKALVGAVHVLHASRAPPRGPELRTLLEGYFHVLNADWPASPSSGPEEALVTLRVSMLDAIPMMLACEDRPVLQATFLSNNCFEHLIRLIQNSKVLDQDTDAIAVHVVRVLTCIMSGSPSAKEVFKERIGYQHLQEVLQSHGPPTQRLLQELLNMAVEGDHSLHPPPPIRNEQPVLVLMQWLPALPTAELRLFLAQRLWWLCDSCPASRVTCVQAGLVGYLLETLGTGIALGVRCQEQLLALLQALGRVSLRPLELRRLLRPPPGLDSESEGTESQKARHAGAIIRALSGMARHRGPARALRYFDLTPSMAGIMVPPVQRWPGPAFTFHAWLCLHSTETAPTSAPSRPLQRKQLYSFFTSNGSGFEAFFTAAGTLVVAVCTRKEYITMSLPEVSFADSAWHCVAIVHVPGRRLFSQNLVSVYKDGHLVKTAALHFPSLSEPFSSCCIGSAGHRTTTTTTGLPTALSHTHPSLTRSQSVPASTDLGWGPGLGAPLQEGSISSTLAGTQDTRWGSPTSLEGDLGTVAIFHEALQASALQVLHVLGPNEPAPFKPEGELHELGAKLLLHYSPQACKSNICLDLSPGHGLDGRLTGHRVETWDVKDVVNCVGGMGALLPLLERVAVQPQEAEAGPGETYDLVGPELTSGHNTQGLLLPLGKSSEERMEKNAVAAFLLMLRNFLQGHTVNQESLVQCQGPAIIGALLRKVPSWAMDMNVLMSAQLLMEQVASESSGPLLYLLYQHLLFNFHLWTLSDFAVRLGHIQYMSSIVREHRQKLRKKYGVQFILDALRTHYSPQRERPLAADDLRTVQTSLLGLAREFLVRNFSVDDMQVVLSFLTATSDDGQVVGTLDLLLALLHGSPAQEPLAIFLLETGNLEVLFTLLVRPRSPPLLTDRVFKILRRLQQNERLPERNRQRLRLRDCGLQGLVASLPEGTISPQLCQGLYKLFMGAAPQVASPDCLNLSDLLAVVQLSLQADLSVRLDICRQLFHLIYGQPEVVRLLAQQAGWQDVLTRLYVLEAATASSPPRSLPELPTSLEPALSPPPTELPAESSDVFLPSEPPCPDPDAFYHALSPFSTPFDLGLERASVGSGNTAGGGSSSGAITPASQPGTPSPLDGPRPFPTAQGRHSSSLSNVLEDGSLLEPTVSGDDTSNTSNPQQTPEEELCNLLTNVLFSVTWRGVEGSDEPAWRERGQVFSVLTQLGASATLVRPPDCIKRSLLEMMLESALTDIKEAPPGGLASLTLQALWLLRLLQDFLCAEGHGNQELWSEKLFEGVCNLLDRLGAWPHLANSMAELREMAQIGLRLVLGYILLEDPQLHAQAYVKLHTLLQTAVPARREEACYVLSKLEAALSRALNTSSSEPEHAQPPSSAVAASERCSWLVPLVRTLLDRAYGPLGLQWGLPSLPPTNGSPTFFEDFQAFCATPEWRHFIDKQVQPTMSKFEMDTYAKSHDLMSGFWNACYDMLMSSGQRQRREHIQSRRAFQVLVLEPAQRRARLEGLRYAAVLKQQAAQHSTALLHWGALWRQLSSPCGAWALRVPPPPHWKLSNAETYSRMRLKLVPNHHFDPHLEASALRDNLGEAPMTPTEEASLPLAVTKEAKISTPPEELLEDQLGEDELAVPESLMEAVELDKQHEKLLLSAECQLVTVVAVVPGLLEVTTQHVYFYDGSTERVETEEGIGHDFRRPLSQLREVHLRRFNLRRSALELFFIDQSNYFLNFPCKVSGSSASSPCQAPRPQPYPISPHTQVRNQVYSWLLRLRPHTQDYLSSRSPQEMLRASGLTQKWVQREISNFEYLMQLNTIAGRTYNDLSQYPVFPWVLQDYVSPVLDLSNPAVFRDLSKPIGVVNPKHAQLVREKYESFEDPAGTIDKFHYGTHYSNAAGVMHYLIRVEPFTSLHVQLQSGRFDCSDRQFHSVAAAWQARLESPADVKELIPEFFYFPDFLENQNGFDLGCLQLTNEKVDDVVLPPWASSPEDFIQQHRRALESEYVSTHLHEWIDLIFGYKQRGPAAEEALNVFYYCTYEGAVDLDHVTDERERKALEGIISNFGQTPCQLLKEPHPPRLSAEEAASRLARPDANSPSVFQNLYQLKAFFAEVVSEGVPVVLALVPHRQSHSFITQGSSDLLVTVSANGLLGTHSWLPYDRNINNYFTFSKDPSMGNPKMQKLLSGPWVPGSGISGQALAVAPDGKLLFSGGHWDGSLRVTGLPRGKLLNQLSRHLDVVTCLALDTCGIYLISGSRDTTCMVWRLLQQGGLSVGLAPKPVQVLYGHEAAVSCVAISTELDMAVSGSEDGTVIIHTVRRGQFVAALRPPGATLPGPISHLALGSEGQIVVQSSACERPGAQVTYSLHLYSVNGRLRASLPLPEQPTALTVAGDFVLLGTIQCSLHIFHLNKLQPAVSPLPMKVPVRSVSVTKEHSHVLVGLEDGKLIVVGAGQPSEVRSSQFARKLWRSSRRISQVSSGETEYKPGETR from the exons ATGGCCTTTTCCTTTGAACTCAACAATGGCCTCTCATCCCGTTCTGGGGCAGCAGCATACTCAGGGTCAGGCTCCCGTCTCTGCAAAAAAGCAAACGTCAACCAGGGCCAA AAGGACCTTGGCTACCTGCAGCAATGGCTGAAGGCCTTTGTGGGTGCCTTCGAGAAGAGTATCTCATTATCCTCCCTGGAACCTCGAAG GCCAGAGGAGGCAGGTGCGGAAGTCCCTCTGCTACCCCTAGATGCTCTCCATTCGCTAGCCGAGCAGCTGGACCAGGACGACCTGGAACAGGCCCTGCTGTTGCTGAAGCTCTTCATCATTCTCTGCAG GAACCTGGAGAACGTAGAGGCTGGTTGGGGCCAGGTCCTGGTGCCCCGAGTGCTGGCACTGCTCACTGGGCTGATGGCTGAG CTGAAAGGACCCCCATCATCAAAGGAGGGCCGTGAGACCCAGCTGGAGAGTGTGGCCCTGCATGCTCTGCTCCTGTGCGAGGAGCTCTTTGACCCCTACCAGACCTGGAGGCGCCAGCACCATGG ggaagtCATCAGCTCCAAGGAGAAGAGCAAATACAAGTTCCCTCCAACCGCTTTGCCCTGTGAATTCGGAGCCTTCTTCCAAG AGAGCCTGCAGGATGCAGACCGTTTGCCTCCCACGTTGCTGTTGCGGCTCATCCACCTCTTTGGCGCTGTCCTTGCAGGAGGAAAG GAGAACggacaggtggctgtgagcactGGCTCTGTGCAGGGACTGCTAGGTGTGGTGCGGAGCTGGGGTCGTGACCCAGCGCAGGACCTGAGCCAGGTACTGCTAGCTCTGAAAGCACTGGTGGGGGCAGTGCATGTCCTGCACGCAAGCCGGGCACCACCCCGAGGACCAGAACTCCGCACCCTGCTTGAGGGCTACTTCCACGTTCTTaatgctgactggccagctaGTCCAAGTTCAGGCCCCGAAGAGGCCCTTGTCACCCTGCGGGTCAGCATGCTCG ATGCTATCCCCATGATGCTGGCATGCGAGGACCGGCCAGTGCTACAAGCCACCTTCCTCAGCAACAATTGCTTTGAACATCTTATTCGCCTCATCCAGAACAGCAAG GTGCTGGACCAGGACACAGATGCCATCGCCGTCCACGTGGTCAGAGTGCTGACCTGCATCATGAGTGGCTCCCCGTCGGCCAAG GAGGTGTTCAAGGAACGCATTGGCTACCAGCACCTGCAGGAGGTCCTGCAGAGCCATGGGCCCCCCACCCAAAGACTGTTGCAAGAACTGCTCAACATG GCTGTGGAGGGTGACCACAGCCTGCACCCGCCTCCACCAATCCGCAATGAACAGCCAGTGTTGGTGCTGATGCAATGGCTACCGGCATTGCCCACAGCTGAGCTGCGCCTCTTCCTGGCACAACGGCTGTGGTGGCTCTGTGACAGCTGCCCTGCCAGCCGTGTCACCTGTGTGCAAGCAGGCCTAGTGGGCTACCTGTTGGAGACACTTGGCACAGGGATAGCCCTGGGAGTCCGCTGCCAGGAGCAGCTGTTAGCATTGCTGCAAGCTCTGGGCCGAGTGTCTCTAAGGCCCTTGGAGCTGCGTCGTCTGCTGCGCCCCCCACCAGGACTGGACTCAGAGTCAGAGGGAACTGAATCTCAGAAGGCTCGGCATGCAGGTGCCATCATCCGAGCGCTGTCAGGCATGGCCCGGCACCGGGGTCCTGCACGTGCCCTGCGCTACTTTGACCTCACACCTAGCATGGCAGGCATCATGGTACCACCTGTGCAGCGATGGCCGGGACCTGCCTTTACCTTCCATGCCTGGCTCTGTCTGCACTCCACAGAGACAGCTCCTACCTCAGCTCCCAGCCGACCCCTCCAGCGAAAACAACTGTACAG CTTCTTCACCAGCAATGGCTCAGGGTTTGAGGCCTTCTTCACGGCAGCTGGGACCCTGGTGGTAGCCGTGTGCACACGGAAGGAATACATAACCATGAGCTTGCCTGAAGTGTCCTTCGCTGATTCTGCCTGG CACTGTGTGGCCATTGTGCATGTGCCTGGGCGCCGACTCTTCAGTCAGAACCTGGTCAGTGTCTACAAAGATGGCCATCTAGTCAAGACAGCAGCTCTTCACTTCCCATCCCTCAGTGAG CCTTTCTCATCCTGCTGTATTGGTTCTGCTGGGCACCGCACAACGACGACCACCACAGGGCTCCCCACTGCCTTGTCTCACACTCACCCCTCCCTCACCCGCTCCCAGTCAGTCCCAGCCTCCACGGACTTGGGCTGGGGGCCTGGGCTGGGGGCCCCTCTGCAGGAGGGCAGCATCAGCTCCACCCTTGCAGGCACCCAGGACACTCGGTGGGGAAGCCCTACATCTCTGGAGGGGGACCTGGGGACTGTGGCCATCTTCCACGAAGCCCTGCAGGCATCTGCcctgcaggtcctgcatgtcctgG GGCCCAATGAGCCAGCACCCTTCAAGCCTGAGGGTGAACTACACGAGCTTGGTGCCAAGCTGCTCCTCCATTATTCGCCTCAG GCCTGTAAGAGCAACATCTGCCTGGACCTGTCCCCTGGCCATGGGCTGGATGGCCGCCTGACAGGACATAGGGTGGAGACATGGGATGTGAAg gatGTGGTGAACTGTGTAGGGGGCATGGGTGCCCTGCTGCCCTTGCTGGAGCGAGTAGCTGTGCAGCcccaagaggctgaagcaggtccAGGTGAAACATATGACCTTGTGGGACCTGAACTGACCTCAGGCCATAACACTCAGGGCCTGCTTCTCCCCCTGGGCAAGTCTTCAG AGGAACGGATGGAGAAGAATGCAGTGGCTGCCTTTCTCCTGATGCTTCGGAACTTCCTGCAGGGCCACACTGTGAATCAGGAGAGCCTGGTGCAATGCCAGGGGCCTGCCATCATAGGGGCCCTCCTGCGCAAG GTCCCCAGCTGGGCCATGGATATGAACGTGCTCATGTCTGCCCAGCTGCTGATGGAGCAGGTGGCATCTGAGAGCAGCGGGCCCCTCCTCTACCTGCTCTACCAACATTTGCTCTTCAACTTTCACCTCTGGACCCTCAGTGACTTTGCTGTGCGCCTGG GTCACATCCAGTACATGTCCAGCATAGTCCGTGAGCATAGGCAGAAGCTTCGGAAGAAGTATGGAGTCCAGTTCATCCTCGATGCTCTGCGCACACACTACAG TCCACAGCGGGAGCGCCCCCTCGCGGCCGACGACCTGCGCACAGTACAGACATCCCTTTTGGGTCTGGCGCGTGAGTTCCTGGTTCGCAACTTCTCCGTGGATGACATGCAGGTTGTGTTGAGCTTTTTGACAGCCACCAGTGATGATGGCCAG GTGGTAGGCACACTGGACTTGTTGCTGGCCCTGCTTCACGGTTCTCCAGCACAAGAGCCCTTGGCCATCTTCCTGTTAGAGACAGGGAACCTCGAGGTGCTGTTCACACTGTTGGTGAGGCCAAGATCACCACCTCTTTTGACCGACAGAGTCTTCAAG ATCTTGCGAAGACTGCAGCAAAATGAACGGTTACCTGAGCGGAACCGCCAGAGGCTCCGGCTGCGAGACTGTGGTCTCCAGGGTCTTGTTGCCAGCTTGCCCGAGGGGACCatctctccccagctctgccagGGCCTCTATAAGCTGTTTATGGGAGCAG CCCCTCAGGTTGCATCCCCGGATTGCCTGAATCTCTCAGATTTATTGGCTGTGGTACAGCTGTCcctccaggctgacctcagcgTCCGCCTGGACATCTGTCGTCAG CTCTTTCACCTCATCTACGGACAGCCAGAAGTAGTGCGGCTACTGGCCCAACAAGCTGGTTGGCAGGATGTGCTGACCCGCCTGTATGTCCTGGAGGCTGCCACAGCCAGCAGTCCCCCGCGCTCTCTCCCAGAGCTGCCCACCTCCCTGGAGCCAGCCCTGTCCCCACCACCCACCGAGTTGCCTGCTGAATCTTCTGACGTCTTCCTACCTTCAGAGCCTCCGTGCCCTGACCCAGATGCCTTTTACCATGCCCTCTCCCCGTTCAGTACGCCCTTTGACCTGGGCTTGGAACGGGCCAGTGTGGGCTCAGGCAATACTGCTGGCGGTGGCAGCAGCAGTGGAGCGATtactccagccagccagcctggcacACCTTCCCCGCTGGATGGGCCGCGGCCCTTCCCTACTGCCCAAGGACGCCACAGCTCCAGTCTCTCCAATGTGCTAGAGGACGGCAGCCTTCTAGAACCCACCGTCAGTGGGGACGACACCTCTAACACAAGCAACCCCCAG CAAACCCCTGAAGAGGAGCTGTGCAACTTGCTCACCAATGTGCTGTTCTCAGTGACGTGGCGGGGCGTGGAGGGCAGTGATGAGCCTGCTTGGCGGGAGCGTGGCCAGGTCTTCTCAGTTCTTACCCAGCTGGGGGCCTCGGCCACACTTGTGCGCCCACCAGACTGCATCAAGCGCAG CCTCCTAGAGATGATGCTGGAATCAGCCCTGACCGACATCAAGGAGGCTCCCCCAGGAGGCCTGGCCAGCCTTACCCTTCAGGCACTGTGGCTGCTCCGCCTGCTCCAGGATTTCCTATGCGCTGAGGGCCATGGTAATCAGGAGCTATGGAGTGAAAAG CTCTTTGAAGGTGTGTGCAACCTCCTTGATCGCCTGGGCGCCTGGCCACATCTAGCCAATAGCATGGCAGAACTCCGTGAGATGGCACAGATTGGCTTACGTCTTGTGCTTGGCTATATCCTGCTGGAGGACCCACAG CTGCATGCCCAGGCCTATGTGAAGCTGCATACACTACTGCAGACTGCAGTGCCAGCCCGCCGTGAAGAGGCATGCTATGTCCTCTCCAAGCTGGAGGCCGCACTCAGCCGGGCACTGAACACCTCCTCCTCTGAGCCCGAGCATGCACAGCCTCCATCTTCAGCTGTGGCAGCCTCTGAGCGCTGTTCGTGGTTGGTGCCACTGGTCCGCACACTGCTGGACCGTGCTTACGGGCCTCTGGGACTGCAGTGGGGGCTGCCCTCCTTACCACCCACCAATGGAAGTCCCACCTTCTTTGAGGACTTCCAGGCTTTCTGTGCCACACCTGAATGGCGCCACTTCATCGACAAGCAG GTACAGCCCACCATGTCAAAGTTTGAAATGGACACATATGCTAAGAGCCATGACCTCATGTCCGGCTTCTGGAATGCCTGCTATGACATGCTTATGAGCAGTGGGCAGCGGCAGCGGCGGGAACACATTCAGAGTCGAAGGGCCTTCCAG GTGCTGGTCCTGGAACCTGCCCAGCGCAGGGCTCGCCTGGAGGGGCTGCGCTATGCAGCGGTGCTGAAGCAGCAGGCGGCACAGCACTCAACTGCTCTGCTGCACTGGGGGGCACTGTGGCGTCAGCTTTCCAGCCCCTGTGGGGCCTGGGCACTAAG GGTCCCTCCGCCTCCCCACTGGAAGCTGTCTAATGCAGAGACATACTCACGAATGCGACTAAAATTGGTACCCAATCATCACTTTGACCCTCACTTAGAAGCCAGTGCCCTGCGAGACAATTTAG GTGAAGCTCCCATGACACCCACTGAAGAGGCCTCACTGCCCCTGGCAGTGACCAAAGAGGCCAAAATCAGCACCCCTCCAGAGGAGCTGCTCGAAGACCAATTGGGGGAGGATGAACTGGCTGTGCCGGAGAGCCT GATGGAGGCAGTGGAGCTGGATAAGCAGCATGAGAAGTTGCTCCTCTCAGCTGAGTGCCAGCTCGTCACAGTGGTGGCCGTGGTCCCTGGACTGTTAGAAGTCACCACGCAGCACGTGTATTTCTACGATGGCAGCACAGAACGTGTGGAAACTGAGGAAG GCATCGGCCATGACTTTCGGCGCCCCTTGTCCCAGCTGCGTGAGGTCCACCTGCGGCGGTTCAACCTGAGGCGTTCGGCGCTGGAACTCTTCTTCATTGATCAATCCAACTACTTCCTCAACTTCCCATGCAAGGTGTCTGGGTCCTCAGCTTCATCTCCTTGCCAGGCTCCTAGGCCCCAACCCTATCCCATCTCACCCCACACCCAGGTACGGAACCAGGTGTATTCATGGCTCCTGCGCTTACGGCCACACACCCAAGACTACCTAAGCAGCCGTTCCCCCCAGGAGATGCTCCGTGCCTCAGGACTCACTCAG AAATGGGTACAGCGAGAGATATCCAACTTTGAATACTTGATGCAACTCAACACAATCGCAGGACGCACCTATAATGACCTGTCTCAGTACCCTGTG TTCCCCTGGGTCTTGCAGGACTACGTGTCCCCAGTCTTGGACCTCAGCAACCCAGCTGTCTTCCGGGACCTGTCCAAACCCATCGGTGTGGTGAACCCCAAGCATGCCCAGCTCGTGAGGGAGAA ATACGAGAGCTTTGAGGACCCAGCAGGTACAATCGACAAGTTCCACTACGGTACCCACTATTCCAATGCAGCAGGTGTGATGCACTACCTCATCCGCGTGGAGCCCTTCACCTCCCTGCACGTCCAGCTCCAGAGTGGCCG GTTCGACTGCTCTGACCGGCAGTTCCACTCGGTGGCGGCAGCTTGGCAGGCGCGCCTGGAGAGCCCCGCGGACGTGAAGGAGCTCATCCCAGAGTTCTTCTACTTTCCTGACTTCTTGGAGAACCAGAATG GTTTTGATCTGGGCTGTCTCCAGTTGACCAATGAGAAAGTGGATGATGTGGTGCTGCCCCCATGGGCCAGCAGTCCAGAGGATTTCATCCAGCAGCATCGCCGGGCTCTG GAGTCGGAGTATGTGTCCACCCACCTGCATGAGTGGATCGACCTCATCTTCGGCTATAAGCAGCGGGGTCCAGCAGCTGAGGAGGCCCTCAATGTCTTCTATTACTGTACCTATGAAG GGGCTGTAGACCTGGACCATGTGACAGACGAACGGGAACGGAAGGCTCTGGAAGGCATCATCAGCAACTTTGGGCAGACTCCCTGTCAGCTGCTAAAG GAGCCACACCCACCACGGCTCTCCGCTGAGGAAGCCGCCAGTCGCCTCGCACGTCCGGACGCTAACTCACCTAGTGTCTTCCAGAACCTGTACCAGCTCAAGGCCTTTTTTGCTGAG GTTGTCAGTGAAGGGGTACCTGTAGTGTTAGCTCTGGTACCCCACCGGCAGTCCCACTCCTTCATCAcccagggatcctcagacctgttG GTGACTGTGAGTGCCAACGGGCTGCTAGGCACTCACAGCTGGTTGCCCTATGACCGAAACATCAATAACTACTTCACCTTCAGCAAAGATCCCAGCATGGGGAACCCCAA GATGCAAAAACTACTGAGTGGGCCGTGGGTGCCAGGCAGTGGCATTAGTGGGCAAGCACTGGCAGTGGCCCCCGACGGAAAGCTGCTCTTCAGTGGTGGCCACTGGGATGGCAGCCT